The Toxorhynchites rutilus septentrionalis strain SRP chromosome 3, ASM2978413v1, whole genome shotgun sequence genome includes a region encoding these proteins:
- the LOC129777588 gene encoding dentin sialophosphoprotein-like, producing MNKSKVSFSASCCFICKSDEDDELILGKFYSKWRIRVHYYCLLLTSNLVQNGETDETGICGFLQKDIRNEEARIRNQKCYVCKERYANISCCAKKCFRTFHTMCGIRNGCLSHFADTFQSWCDKHVELEDAVPHDASDVCSICYDVLGPYRKLESVRAPCCQNGWFHRRCVAQFAQSAGYFFKCPLCNSKDEFSRAMQLMGVYVPEKDAAWELEPNAFGEQLERPAECDADPCLCRFGRDYDNAKWDLRLCTTCGSTCRHDLCMEEPSKNYVCTLCRPIVGQETLAAVLALEAEERAKLDACSSPSDDDSRCGLNGARYESGIHSPGSSNSSSGASSSSVRMRAFRRNRSINTDSSDSDSSEISVPAGSKRKKRCIDSSDSSVDSMIVANKKRKSCHRRSVLPSESSDSDVVHRKKKSKAKSRLESSSNSSLSSLDREEIRLERLLKKIPLSDDGIDKLLNARLIVMLEKLSEEQIRTLTSEIDDGASTASSTAVFDFNYRMKLNKKQRRRSFAGLQSVKEAIRSDTETLTDCSGLDIIRTKTSASKSFSKRFKLKPLGLKSSAKKSVEPATAISDTQLPTEKVCPDMKSHPSSVPVFLPSDDENTCPNSPLKSSVEAQTETQQAPSSLKLKPLFSMFSPSPSTVTSNQQCTTITGGSTNGRTNERNYQTTLNSFFKKSPPSDENEKTVSPNVPNSSAITSADGSSGGGGDGISDKKKMVKTTPSSARKKLVEMDRSQRNLLDFFNRC from the exons ATGAACAAATCAAAGGTGTCCTTTTCCGCTTCTTGTTGCTTCATTTGTAAAAGTGATGAAGATGATGAGCTGATTCTTGGTAAATTTTACAGTAAGTGGCGCATTCGGGTGCACTATTACTGTTTG CTGCTAACATCGAACTTGGTGCAGAATGGGGAAACCGATGAGACGGGTATTTGTGGTTTCCTACAGAAAGACATCCGCAACGAGGAGGCCCGCATCCGGAATCAGAAGTGTTATGTCTGCAAAGAACGCTACGCTAATATTTCCTGCTGTGCGAAAAAATGTTTCCGAACGTTCCACACAATGTGTGGGATTCGAAATGGGTGTTTGTCTCATTTTGCCGATACCTTCCAATCGTGGTGTGATAAGCATGTCGAGTTGGAGGACGCGGTTCCGCATGATGCGTCGGATGTTTGTAGTATCTGCTACGATGTTTTGGGACCGTACAGAAAGCTGGAGTCGGTTCGTGCGCCCTGCTGCCAGAATGGTTGGTTCCATCGGCGCTGCGTGGCACAGTTTGCGCAGTCGGCgggttattttttcaaatgtcctcTGTGCAACAGCAAGGATGAATTCAGTCGAGCGATGCAATTGATGGGGGTTTATGTGCCCGAAAA GGATGCAGCCTGGGAACTTGAACCGAATGCATTTGGGGAACAACTTGAACGGCccgcagaatgtgatgcggatCCCTGTCTTTGTCGTTTTGGACGCGACTACGACAACGCCAAATGGGACTTGAGACTGTGTACCACTTGTGGGTCAACCTGTCGACATGATCTTTGTATGGAAGAACCTTCGAAAAATTACGTTTGTACGTTGTGCCGTCCGATAGTTGGCCAAGAAACGCTGGCCGCCGTGTTGGCTCTAGAGGCGGAGGAAAGGGCAAAACTTGACGCTTGCTCTTCGCCGTCCGATGATGATAGTCGGTGCGGATTGAACGGTGCAA GGTATGAATCGGGTATTCATAGTCCGggtagcagcaacagcagcagtggCGCGAGTTCGAGTTCTGTACGGATGCGCGCATTCAGAAGAAATCGGTCAATTAACACAGATTCTTCCGACAGCGATTCTTCGGAAATTTCGGTTCCAGCTGGCTCCAAACGCAAGAAGCGATGTATCGACTCGTCAGACTCCAGCGTAGATTCTATGATTGTTGCTAACAAGAAACGTAAATCGTGCCACAGAAGATCTGTGTTACCTAGCGAATCCAGCGATTCGGATGTGGTGCATCGAAAAAAGAAATCTAAAGCAAAATCTAGGCTAGAATCTTCCTCAAACTCGTCGCTGTCTTCACTAGATCGGGAAGAAATTCGTCTGGAAAGATTATTGAAGAAAATTCCACTCTCGGACGATGGCATAGACAAACTGTTGAATGCTAGGCTTATCGTGATGCTGGAGAAATTGAGCGAGGAGCAAATCAGAACCCTAACTTCTGAGATTGATGATGGCGCTTCAACGGCCTCATCGACGGCTGTCTTCGACTTCAACTATCGCATGAAGTTGAACAAAAAACAGCGTCGCAGATCGTTCGCTGGGCTTCAGTCGGTCAAGGAAGCTATACGATCCGACACAGAGACACTAACCGATTGCTCGGGTTTGGACATCATTCGAACTAAGACGTCTGCCAGCAAAAGTTTCTCGAAACGGTTTAAACTGAAACCACTGGGGCTAAAATCTAGTGCGAAGAAATCTGTCGAACCAGCTACTGCCATATCGGACACACAATTGCCAACGGAGAAAG TATGTCCGGACATGAAATCTCACCCGTCGAGCGTTCCTGTGTTCCTGCCCAGTGACGATGAGAACACCTGCCCGAACAGTCCTCTAAAATCATCCGTAGAAGCACAGACTGAAACGCAACAGGCGCCTTCATCACTGAAGCTGAAGCCACTCTTTTCGATGTTttctccttcgccgtccacgGTAACATCCAACCAGCAATGTACTACCATCACTGGTGGAAGCACTAATGGGCGGACCAATGAGCGCAATTATCAAACAACATTGAAtagtttcttcaaaaaatcccCACCAAGCGACGAGAACGAGAAGACGGTCAGTCCTAATGTCCCCAACAGTAGTGCAATAACGTCAGCCGATGGAAGTAGTGGTGGGGGTGGGGACGGAATCAGTGACAAGAAGAAAATGGTAAAAACAACGCCGAGCAGCGCACGGAAAAAGCTGGTGGAGATG GACCGGAGCCAGCGGAATCTTTTGGATTTCTTCAATCGGTGTTGA